Proteins encoded by one window of Synechococcus sp. WH 7805:
- a CDS encoding phenylpyruvate tautomerase MIF-related protein has product MPLINLRTSLASVDDADGLLQQLSSLLAEQTGKPEAYVMTLLETGVPMTFAGSPEPCAYVEVKSIGALRPPAMTAAFCDLISARTGVPANRIYIGFEDVPASCWGWNGSTFG; this is encoded by the coding sequence ATGCCACTGATCAATCTGCGCACGTCCCTTGCTTCCGTTGACGATGCGGATGGGTTGCTTCAGCAGCTGTCGTCGTTGCTGGCGGAGCAGACAGGCAAGCCCGAGGCCTATGTGATGACGTTGCTGGAAACCGGTGTGCCGATGACCTTCGCCGGCAGCCCCGAACCCTGCGCCTATGTGGAGGTGAAGTCGATCGGCGCCCTACGCCCCCCAGCCATGACCGCGGCCTTCTGCGATCTGATCAGTGCTCGAACCGGGGTTCCAGCCAACAGGATTTACATCGGCTTTGAGGATGTGCCAGCAAGCTGCTGGGGCTGGAACGGATCCACGTTCGGTTGA
- a CDS encoding DUF1651 domain-containing protein, protein MWTSKPDQYQKPQVCGGQGWLMNRQEGLVVRFQQATPTSQSEWVWVETGRLVAPGQATPEHRRRLLLVNAIKAFETMRLTGWERTIAHW, encoded by the coding sequence ATGTGGACATCCAAACCCGATCAATACCAGAAACCCCAGGTCTGTGGAGGTCAGGGCTGGTTGATGAACCGGCAAGAGGGTCTTGTTGTGCGCTTTCAACAAGCCACGCCAACGTCCCAATCTGAATGGGTCTGGGTTGAAACGGGTCGTCTTGTTGCACCTGGCCAGGCCACGCCTGAGCATCGGAGACGGCTGTTGCTCGTCAATGCCATCAAGGCTTTCGAAACGATGCGTCTGACGGGATGGGAGCGCACCATCGCCCACTGGTGA
- a CDS encoding cupin domain-containing protein, protein MRRQGALLLLLAGWATGSIAHPVTPSEELRPPVGGAPAETRQIRVEPLGALDLEREFSALQGRELRTRRITILPGGSVAWHEHEQRPGVAYILSGTLVEYRQDGAGVRAIERQAGDAVFESSGVLHGWRNTSGTTATAVVIDLVPQGN, encoded by the coding sequence ATGCGCAGGCAAGGTGCTCTGCTCCTCCTGCTGGCGGGATGGGCCACTGGATCCATTGCCCATCCCGTCACCCCCAGCGAGGAGCTGCGTCCACCGGTTGGAGGTGCTCCAGCAGAAACCCGCCAGATTCGCGTGGAACCACTCGGAGCTCTCGACCTCGAACGGGAATTCAGTGCGCTGCAAGGACGGGAACTACGGACCAGGCGCATCACGATCCTGCCCGGTGGATCGGTGGCCTGGCATGAACACGAGCAGAGGCCCGGGGTTGCTTACATCCTCAGCGGCACACTGGTGGAATACAGGCAAGACGGTGCTGGGGTTCGTGCGATCGAGCGACAGGCTGGGGACGCTGTCTTTGAATCAAGCGGTGTTCTGCACGGCTGGCGCAACACCAGTGGAACGACAGCCACCGCCGTGGTGATCGACCTCGTTCCTCAAGGGAACTGA
- a CDS encoding MBL fold metallo-hydrolase, with product MFRINHRCINCGTCWQFDSDHFAPEGERACVHAQPDGQEATEQALLALQACPVAAIETNRSLRSTTPVDGFPALIKEHPQGKIYYCGWASRRSFGACSWLITRPSGNVMVDVPRWSAPLARRIKALGGLRSIVLTHRDDVADHERWARTFCCDRWIHAADADAAPQAEQLINGGDAVPIAEGLQLIPTPGHTQGSLCALLGGERAVLFSGDHLWWNPEHAAVVASERYCWWDFATQLQSVERLLDLDVALLLPGHGRRHAFAPGAWRTALEQTLNWSRRHHEP from the coding sequence GTGTTCCGAATCAACCACCGCTGCATCAATTGCGGCACCTGCTGGCAATTTGATTCGGATCACTTCGCTCCCGAGGGAGAGAGGGCGTGCGTGCATGCCCAGCCAGATGGGCAGGAGGCCACAGAGCAGGCTCTTCTGGCTTTGCAGGCTTGCCCTGTGGCAGCGATCGAAACCAATCGCAGCTTGCGTTCGACCACTCCGGTTGATGGTTTCCCTGCTCTGATCAAGGAGCACCCCCAGGGCAAGATTTATTACTGCGGCTGGGCCTCGCGGCGCAGTTTCGGAGCCTGCAGTTGGTTGATCACCCGGCCCTCCGGCAACGTCATGGTGGATGTTCCGCGATGGAGTGCGCCTCTGGCCCGCCGGATCAAGGCCCTGGGTGGGTTGCGCTCCATCGTGCTGACCCATCGCGACGATGTGGCGGATCATGAGCGTTGGGCACGGACCTTTTGCTGTGACCGTTGGATACATGCGGCTGATGCTGATGCGGCCCCGCAGGCAGAACAGCTGATCAATGGCGGTGATGCCGTGCCGATCGCCGAAGGCCTTCAGCTGATCCCTACGCCAGGGCATACCCAAGGATCGCTCTGCGCATTGCTAGGGGGGGAACGCGCTGTGCTGTTCAGTGGCGATCACCTCTGGTGGAACCCCGAGCATGCGGCGGTGGTGGCCTCAGAGCGGTATTGCTGGTGGGATTTTGCTACCCAGCTGCAGTCTGTAGAGCGGCTGCTGGATCTTGATGTGGCCTTGCTGCTGCCTGGGCATGGCCGGCGCCATGCCTTTGCTCCGGGAGCCTGGCGCACCGCTCTTGAACAGACTCTCAACTGGAGCCGGCGCCATCATGAGCCCTGA
- a CDS encoding DUF924 family protein, whose product MVLTEPAKEADGILRFWFEDCHPWQWFRHNPHFDQNIRERFGDLCYSAQAGDLADWTQDAASALALVLLLDQFSRHVWRGESRAFAGDARAVILSRDALRQGWVQRETERARRQFWLMPLLHSEDIETVESAIPLLEEWADDETARIARHHREVLLRHGHYPWRKSATRAERR is encoded by the coding sequence GTGGTTCTGACTGAACCGGCCAAAGAGGCCGATGGGATTCTTCGCTTCTGGTTCGAAGACTGCCACCCCTGGCAGTGGTTCAGGCACAACCCTCACTTCGACCAAAACATCAGGGAGAGATTCGGCGATCTTTGTTATTCGGCTCAAGCCGGAGACCTGGCGGACTGGACGCAAGACGCTGCTTCTGCGCTTGCGCTGGTCTTGCTGCTCGATCAGTTCAGCCGCCATGTTTGGCGTGGAGAGTCAAGAGCTTTTGCTGGGGATGCTCGAGCAGTCATTCTCAGCCGAGATGCGCTGCGTCAGGGTTGGGTCCAGAGGGAAACGGAACGTGCCCGGCGGCAGTTCTGGTTGATGCCTTTACTGCACAGCGAGGACATCGAAACCGTCGAGAGCGCCATTCCGCTCCTTGAAGAATGGGCTGACGACGAGACGGCGAGGATCGCCCGTCACCACCGAGAGGTTCTGCTGCGACACGGGCACTATCCCTGGCGGAAGTCCGCAACCAGAGCGGAAAGGCGGTGA
- a CDS encoding TIGR03643 family protein — translation MSSPVDRFDSVDLDRIIEMAWEDRTTFEAIQAQFGISEPEVIAIMRHALKPSSFRMWRKRVSGRRTKHGMTSRSSRFRASGHH, via the coding sequence GTGAGCAGCCCCGTTGACCGTTTTGATTCCGTCGATCTCGACCGAATCATTGAAATGGCCTGGGAAGACCGCACCACCTTTGAGGCCATTCAGGCTCAGTTCGGCATCAGCGAACCGGAGGTAATCGCCATCATGCGCCATGCGCTCAAACCCTCCTCTTTCCGGATGTGGCGCAAGCGCGTGAGCGGACGTCGAACGAAGCACGGGATGACCAGTCGGTCGTCTCGCTTCCGCGCCAGCGGCCACCATTAG
- the dcd gene encoding dCTP deaminase yields the protein MAVLGQQAILQAIEAGVITISPFDPELVGPASVDLTLAGSFRVFRKVHEVIAVCENTDYREFTDKVEVPDGEHILIMPGETILGITRERLRLGPGLCGWLEGRSRFARLGLMVHISAPFMGPGIDSQQVLEMSNFGPAPLAVVPGTAICQFIFQELDGEEHYAGRFAGQTQQSF from the coding sequence ATGGCAGTTCTGGGACAGCAGGCCATTCTTCAGGCGATCGAGGCCGGCGTGATCACGATCTCTCCCTTCGATCCTGAGCTGGTGGGGCCGGCGTCCGTGGATCTCACCCTGGCCGGAAGCTTCCGGGTGTTCCGCAAGGTGCATGAGGTGATCGCCGTCTGCGAAAACACCGACTACCGGGAGTTCACCGACAAGGTGGAGGTGCCAGACGGGGAGCACATCCTGATCATGCCCGGTGAAACGATTCTGGGAATCACCCGGGAGCGTCTCAGGCTTGGTCCGGGGTTGTGCGGTTGGTTGGAGGGACGCAGTCGATTCGCCCGTCTGGGGCTGATGGTCCACATCAGTGCTCCGTTCATGGGGCCAGGCATCGACAGTCAGCAGGTGCTGGAGATGAGCAATTTCGGGCCGGCCCCCCTGGCCGTGGTTCCTGGTACAGCCATCTGCCAATTCATCTTTCAGGAGCTCGATGGCGAGGAGCACTACGCAGGCCGTTTTGCCGGCCAGACCCAGCAGAGCTTCTGA
- a CDS encoding DUF2256 domain-containing protein, whose protein sequence is MTRPRDRPSKICPVCGRPFQWRRKWKDVWDDVKYCSERCRRHKKSPAMKSEDSSPAS, encoded by the coding sequence ATGACTCGCCCCCGTGATCGCCCCAGCAAGATCTGCCCTGTCTGCGGGCGTCCTTTCCAGTGGAGACGCAAGTGGAAGGATGTGTGGGACGACGTGAAGTACTGCTCGGAGCGCTGCAGACGGCATAAAAAATCCCCCGCAATGAAGTCGGAGGACTCTTCGCCGGCGTCGTAA
- the sodC gene encoding superoxide dismutase family protein produces the protein MPRLVPLIALILLLFMPGQASAGSLEVTVHSISAEGVGAPIGSVQAHDSDQGLVITPTLQGLSEGEHGFHLHAGDSCDAAMNGEGEMVAGLAAKGHWDPDETNTHLGPFGNGHRGDLSKLVVNADGNTTTTVVAPRLSTSDLRGRALVVHAGGDTYSDIPPLGGGGARIACGVG, from the coding sequence ATGCCGCGCTTGGTGCCCCTGATCGCGTTGATCCTGTTGTTGTTCATGCCAGGCCAGGCCTCGGCCGGTTCGCTGGAGGTGACGGTTCACTCCATCAGTGCTGAGGGGGTTGGGGCTCCCATCGGCAGCGTGCAGGCCCATGACAGCGACCAGGGGCTGGTGATCACGCCAACACTCCAAGGATTAAGCGAGGGTGAACACGGGTTTCACCTGCATGCCGGCGACTCCTGCGACGCCGCCATGAATGGCGAGGGTGAGATGGTGGCGGGTCTTGCCGCCAAGGGTCACTGGGACCCCGACGAAACCAACACCCATCTCGGACCGTTCGGGAACGGTCACCGCGGTGACCTCAGCAAGCTTGTGGTGAATGCCGATGGCAACACCACAACCACGGTGGTAGCCCCCCGACTGAGCACCTCCGATCTGCGTGGACGGGCGCTGGTGGTGCATGCCGGTGGTGACACGTACAGCGACATCCCACCATTGGGAGGCGGTGGCGCCCGCATCGCCTGCGGGGTGGGCTGA
- a CDS encoding SDR family NAD(P)-dependent oxidoreductase, whose product MPTTRTVLITGASSGIGRITALQLLKRGWTVHAAARRVDAMEDLRGRGAVVHALDITDSDSRQALSDAVAEHGGGLDALVNNAGYGDVGPLETMPLDAARAMFEVNVFGLMGLTQALLPAMRSRGQGRIVNISSIAGRFVTPGAGWYGASKFAVEALSDALRMELQSFGVKVVVIEPGLIRTGFEAVSQPSLAAGGDDPVWGRMMQNVATAWAEGFRQGSDPDVVAACIERALTEADPSPRYRCGSSSESALIQHFIPTRLWDAMVRRRMIGD is encoded by the coding sequence ATGCCAACCACTCGAACCGTTCTGATCACCGGTGCCTCTAGCGGCATCGGCCGGATCACGGCCCTGCAGCTGCTGAAGAGGGGCTGGACCGTTCATGCAGCAGCGCGACGGGTCGATGCCATGGAGGACCTGCGCGGGCGGGGAGCCGTTGTGCATGCTCTCGACATCACGGATTCCGATTCCCGACAAGCGCTCAGTGACGCGGTTGCGGAGCACGGCGGCGGCCTTGATGCCCTTGTGAACAATGCCGGATACGGCGACGTTGGACCGTTGGAAACCATGCCGCTTGATGCGGCACGGGCAATGTTTGAGGTGAATGTGTTCGGGCTCATGGGCCTGACCCAAGCGCTGCTGCCAGCGATGCGCAGCCGCGGTCAAGGCCGGATCGTGAACATCTCATCCATCGCCGGTCGTTTTGTGACACCGGGAGCTGGCTGGTATGGCGCCAGCAAGTTCGCTGTTGAAGCCTTGAGCGATGCGCTGCGCATGGAGCTGCAGAGCTTCGGCGTGAAGGTGGTGGTGATCGAACCCGGCTTGATCCGCACGGGTTTTGAAGCCGTCAGCCAGCCTTCACTTGCGGCTGGTGGCGATGATCCGGTCTGGGGAAGGATGATGCAGAACGTCGCCACGGCCTGGGCCGAAGGCTTCCGACAAGGGTCCGATCCCGACGTGGTGGCCGCCTGCATCGAGCGAGCTCTCACAGAGGCTGATCCAAGCCCGCGCTACCGCTGCGGCAGCTCGTCGGAATCAGCGCTGATTCAGCACTTCATCCCAACCCGTCTGTGGGACGCCATGGTGCGACGGCGCATGATCGGCGACTGA
- a CDS encoding DUF427 domain-containing protein, translating into MQAVFNGTVIAESDDIVMVDGNPYFPRASMNADCFRDSSHTTVCGWKGTARYWDVVVGDQVITNAVWSYESPKPQAEQIRERFAFYRGKGVELS; encoded by the coding sequence ATGCAGGCAGTGTTCAACGGCACGGTGATTGCCGAGAGCGACGACATCGTGATGGTGGATGGCAATCCCTATTTCCCTCGGGCGTCGATGAACGCCGACTGTTTTCGGGACTCCAGTCACACCACGGTGTGCGGCTGGAAAGGAACCGCCCGCTATTGGGATGTGGTGGTCGGTGATCAGGTGATCACGAATGCGGTGTGGAGTTACGAGTCACCGAAGCCCCAGGCGGAACAGATCCGCGAGCGTTTCGCGTTTTATCGCGGCAAGGGTGTGGAGCTGAGCTGA
- a CDS encoding metal ABC transporter substrate-binding protein, with the protein MICWQMLGFVREFFASRIKNASQPPLPICDLRSVVIRSTVLTGLIACCLLAACSSPRGEQRSRDDQDQRPRVLATFTVLADLARNVAGDRLKVESITKPGAEIHGYEFTPSDIERASRADLIVENGLGLELWARRFTAAAGDVPSVTLTEGIQPLLIQDDAYAGRPNPHAWMSPQRTEHYVDQLVKAFSSLDPDGAQTYRANGEAYKLKLRQLDGELRQALASLPKQQRLLVTCEGAFSYLARDYGLDEAYLWPVNAESQITPRRMARLIERVQRDQVPAVFCETTVSDRAQREVARAAGSRFGGSFYVDSLSDRNGPASTLLDLQRHNVKLIREGLGTSANPTP; encoded by the coding sequence ATGATCTGTTGGCAGATGCTTGGTTTCGTGCGTGAGTTCTTCGCTTCTAGAATCAAGAACGCTTCTCAGCCGCCATTGCCGATTTGCGACCTGCGCAGCGTCGTGATCCGATCCACTGTTCTCACCGGACTGATCGCTTGTTGCCTGCTGGCAGCCTGTTCATCGCCACGGGGCGAGCAGCGTTCTCGCGACGACCAGGATCAACGTCCCCGAGTGCTCGCCACCTTCACCGTGCTGGCTGATCTGGCCCGAAACGTGGCTGGTGATCGACTGAAGGTGGAATCAATCACCAAGCCTGGTGCAGAGATTCACGGCTATGAATTCACGCCCAGTGACATCGAACGGGCGTCCCGCGCGGATCTGATTGTGGAGAACGGGCTGGGCTTGGAGCTCTGGGCGCGGCGCTTCACGGCCGCGGCCGGTGATGTCCCCTCGGTCACACTCACAGAAGGGATACAGCCTCTCTTGATCCAAGACGATGCCTATGCCGGCCGGCCCAATCCCCATGCCTGGATGTCGCCGCAGCGCACCGAGCACTACGTGGACCAACTCGTGAAGGCCTTCTCCTCCCTTGATCCAGATGGTGCGCAGACCTATCGGGCCAACGGAGAGGCGTACAAGCTCAAACTCCGCCAGCTGGATGGCGAACTCCGCCAGGCCTTGGCTTCACTTCCGAAGCAACAGCGCCTGTTGGTGACTTGTGAGGGGGCATTCAGTTACTTGGCGCGCGACTACGGACTGGATGAGGCCTATCTGTGGCCGGTCAATGCTGAAAGCCAGATCACGCCGCGCCGCATGGCCCGGCTGATTGAACGCGTCCAACGGGACCAGGTCCCGGCCGTGTTCTGTGAGACCACGGTCAGTGATCGAGCCCAACGGGAGGTGGCCCGTGCTGCTGGAAGCCGCTTCGGCGGCAGTTTTTACGTGGATTCCTTGTCCGATCGCAACGGTCCTGCCTCAACCCTCCTCGATCTGCAGCGCCACAATGTGAAACTCATCCGAGAAGGGCTGGGGACGTCCGCCAATCCAACGCCATGA